A region from the Drosophila takahashii strain IR98-3 E-12201 chromosome 2L, DtakHiC1v2, whole genome shotgun sequence genome encodes:
- the mid gene encoding T-box protein H15, whose amino-acid sequence MLVGSHPYLCNGVVPAATANTAPNASAQTATTTASKSAAGSATDFSIAAIMAREDASSRESSIRSASPISVEDEVDVDVVDCSDAEEPPTKARRLNHHQHHHHSHHNNNNHNNNNNNVAHKSRNSVGGGAVAQTASAESQLNTSSTSSQGRCSTPPQSPGTEDSEERLTPEPVQKAPKIVGSCNCDDLKPVQCHLETKELWDRFHDLGTEMIITKTGRRMFPTVRVSFSGPLRQIQPADRYAVLMDIIPMDSKRYRYAYHRSAWLVAGKADPAPPARLYAHPDSPFSCEALRKQVISFEKVKLTNNEMDKNGQIVLNSMHRYQPRIHLVRLSHGQSIPSNPKELQDLDHKTYVFPETVFTAVTAYQNQLITKLKIDSNPFAKGFRDSSRLTDFDRDPMEALLLEQQLRSPLRLFPDPLMQQFAAQGDPSSMALFEKARQHLQMFGGNSPYAQLMMPQMYQAAAAAAGPPPPPPGLGAFHMFQQQWPQLTAGFLASANQQAAAAQAAAQAQAQAQAAAAAAAMAANRTPPPPPTASTPSSTSSGSPSPDMRPRQQYQRFSPYQLPINGGGQGQGPPSSAAGSPPSGNRSSPAH is encoded by the exons ATGCTGGTGGGTTCGCATCCGTATTTGTGCAACGGCGTTGTGCCCGCTGCAACCGCAAATACCGCTCCGAATGCCAGTGCACAGACAGCAACAACGACCGCCAGCAAAAGTGCCGCCGGCTCGGCGACGGACTTTTCCATCGCCGCCATCATGGCCCGCGAAGATGCCTCCAGTCGGGAGTCCTCCATCCGCAGTGCAA GTCCCATTTCGGTGGAGGATGAGGTTGACGTTGATGTCGTTGACTGCAGTGATGCCGAGGAGCCGCCGACCAAAGCCCGTCGTTTGAACCACCATCAGCACCACCATCACAgtcaccacaacaacaacaaccataataacaacaacaataatgtgGCACACAAGAGTCGCAACAGCGTTGGTGGTGGCGCCGTGGCACAAACAGCTTCTGCGGAATCCCAGCTAAACACAAGCTCCACGAGCAGCCAAGGACGCTGCTCCACACCGCCCCAATCGCCGGGAACGGAGGACAGTGAGGAGCGTTTAACACCGGAACCGGTGCAGAAGGCACCCAAAATCGTTGGCTCCTGCAATTGCGACGACCTGAAGCCGGTGCAATGCCACCTGGAGACCAAAGAGCTGTGGGATCGCTTTCACGATCTCGGCACCGAGATGATCATCACCAAAACGGGCAG ACGCATGTTCCCCACTGTGCGAGTGAGTTTCTCGGGTCCGCTGAGGCAAATCCAGCCCGCCGATCGCTATGCCGTCCTAATGGACATCATCCCCATGGACTCGAAGCGGTATCGGTATGCCTACCATCGGTCCGCCTGGCTGGTGGCCGGCAAGGCCGACCCCGCCCCCCCAGCCCGCCTCTACGCCCATCCCGACAGTCCCTTCAGCTGCGAGGCGCTGCGCAAACAAGTCATCTCCTTCGAGAAGGTGAAGCTGACTAATAACGAAATGGATAAGAACGGACAG ATCGTCTTAAACTCGATGCACCGCTATCAGCCCCGCATTCACTTGGTTCGTTTGAGCCACGGCCAGAGCATTCCGTCGAATCCCAAGGAACTGCAGGACTTGGATCACAAGACCTACGTGTTCCCGGAGACCGTGTTCACGGCGGTGACTGCCTATCAGAATCAGCTGATTACCAAGCTGAAGATCGACTCTAATCCGTTCGCCAAGGGCTTTCGCGACTCCTCCCGCCTCACCGACTTCGATCGCGATCCAATGGAGGCCCTGCTCCTGGAGCAGCAGCTCCGGTCGCCACTGCGTCTCTTTCCCGATCCGCTGATGCAACAGTTTGCCGCCCAGGGAGATCCCTCCTCGATGGCCCTCTTCGAGAAGGCCCGCCAGCATCTGCAGATGTTCGGAGGCAACTCACCGTACGCGCAACTGATGATGCCACAAATGTATcaggcggcagcggcggcagcaggtCCACCACCACCCCCACCTGGATTGGGCGCCTTCCACATGTTCCAGCAGCAATGGCCGCAACTTACCGCCGGCTTTCTGGCGAGTGCCAATCAGCAGGCCGCTGCCGCCCAAGCCGCCGCTCAAGCTCAAGCGCAGGcgcaggcagcagcagcggcagcagcgatGGCCGCCAACAGGACGCCCCCGCCGCCGCCCACCGCCTCCACCCCCTCGTCGACGTCATCGGGATCCCCCTCCCCGGATATGCGACCCCGGCAGCAGTACCAGCGCTTCAGTCCCTACCAACTGCCCATCAACGGCGGGGGTCAAGGTCAGGGGCCACCGTCCTCGGCTGCCGGCTCTCCGCCCTCGGGAAACCGCAGCAGCCCCGCCCACTAA